A genomic segment from Nicotiana tabacum cultivar K326 chromosome 7, ASM71507v2, whole genome shotgun sequence encodes:
- the LOC107781057 gene encoding uncharacterized protein LOC107781057, giving the protein MGALKPFQLLEINIISAQDLQPISKKMKTYATVWVHPTRKLTTAVDVEGGNNPTWNDKFVFRVDEEFLRQDTSAVQIEIHCVHWFKDSLVGSVRVLVGNLIPPPPRPHHNHHHHFGMRFVALQVRRPSGRPQGILNIGVALLDSTMRSMPLYTELNKSAVGYRDLMEEEQLPQQNQKPNGDKSNKDNNNSSNSNTNNNKVATIKPILLRTKSERSERVKFDDIVSKANSSVVAVPSKVKKAYDKESSILSISLEPPPQMLVKKKGKASSVISGAELKEKSKPKGKAGSVLSDSIMSKESSIYNGPKEEKPKLKLITLELENKGKPINEKKPTNDSSTTKVVDEKSITKPKGLDASGKQDEPITVIGKPIPKYNGYEFGGPKGSGHNGKYVFGGPIKGNTHHWTDSEIGPSASEVAAAVAGKKYPLEDQKSSVLDGWSLDESTEGLRSKLERWRMELPPVYDRGHASSSYRSTGRHTHGSSGLFSCFGNIMGYECQCICGKPKRKYSTRFYSPSLGSRSWF; this is encoded by the exons ATGGGAGCCTTAAAACCATTCCAACTCTTGGAAATAAACATTATTTCCGCCCAAGATTTGCAACCTATATCCAAGAAAATGAAAACCTACGCCACCGTTTGGGTTCACCCTACACGGAAGCTAACCACCGCCGTTGACGTCGAAGGCGGCAACAACCCTACGTGGAACGATAAATTTGTTTTTCGGGTGGATGAAGAATTTCTCCGGCAAGACACCTCAGCTGTACAAATTGAGATTCATTGTGTCCATTGGTTTAAGGATTCTCTCGTCGGCTCCGTTCGCGTCCTCGTCGGAAATCTCATCCCTCCTCCGCCTCGGCCGCACCATAATCACCATCATCATTTTGGCATGCGCTTTGTTGCACTTCAG GTACGTCGTCCATCTGGGCGACCTCAGGGAATATTGAACATTGGTGTTGCATTACTAGATAGTACTATGAGAAGTATGCCATTGTACACTGAACTAAACAAGTCAGCTGTTGGGTATCGAGATTTGATGGAAGAAGAGCAACTTCCACAACAGAACCAAAAACCAAATGGCGATAAAAGCAACAAGGAtaacaacaacagcagtaacagtaacACTAACAACAACAAGGTGGCTACTATTAAACCAATATTGCTACGAACAAAGAGTGAACGTAGCGAACGTGTCAAGTTCGATGATATTGTTTCAAAGGCTAATAGTTCAGTAGTTGCAGTTCCCTCAAAAGTGAAGAAGGCATATGATAAAGAAAGCTCAATTCTTAGTATTTCTTTGGAACCTCCACCTCAAATGCTGGTAAAAAAGAAAGGTAAAGCAAGTTCTGTGATTAGTGGTGCAGAgttaaaggaaaaatcaaagcCCAAAGGTAAAGCAGGCTCAGTTTTAAGTGATTCAATTATGAGCAAAGAGTCATCTATTTATAATGGGCCCAAAGAAGAAAAGCCCAAACTCAAACTCATAACATTAGAGCTTGAAAACAAAGGCAAGCCCATTAATGAAAAGAAGCCTACCAATGACTCATCAACAACTAAAGTAGTTGATGAAAAATCTATTACAAAGCCCAAAGGGTTGGATGCTAGTGGTAAACAAGATGAGCCCATAACAGTAATAGGAAAGCCCATTCCAAAATATAACGGATATGAGTTTGGAGGCCCAAAAGGGTCAGGACACAATGGGAAATATGTATTTGGAGGCCCAATTAAAGGAAATACTCATCATTGGACTGACTCAGAAATTGGGCCCTCAGCATCCGAGGTCGCGGCGGCGGTAGCTGGAAAAAAATATCCATTGGAGGATCAAAAGAGCTCGGTTTTGGATGGTTGGAGTTTAGACGAGAGCACTGAAGGGCTCAGGTCTAAGCTCGAGAGGTGGCGAATGGAGTTGCCGCCAGTATATGATCGTGGGCACGCCTCGAGTAGCTACCGTTCCACCGGTCGTCACACGCATGGTTCAAGTGGATTGTTTTCTTGTTTTGGTAACATAATGGGGTATGAGTGCCAATGCATTTGTGGCAAGCCTAAAAGGAAATATAGTACAAGGTTCTATAGCCCATCGCTTGGCAGCAGATCATGGTTTTGA